In a genomic window of Aeromicrobium panaciterrae:
- a CDS encoding helix-turn-helix transcriptional regulator, with the protein MAKLSMQKTVEGLGDYLREQRGQAQMSLRQLAELTDVSNPYLSQIERGLRRPSAEVLQQIAKALRISAESLYVRAGILDADESGARMVEDAIALDSRLTERQKTALLDIYRSFVGTDEATDTQLVATVTEANQEKI; encoded by the coding sequence ATGGCCAAGTTGAGCATGCAGAAGACCGTCGAAGGACTCGGCGACTACCTGCGTGAGCAGCGGGGTCAGGCACAGATGTCGCTTCGACAGCTGGCTGAACTCACGGATGTTTCCAATCCGTACCTCAGCCAGATCGAACGAGGTCTGCGTCGACCGTCGGCAGAGGTTCTGCAGCAAATTGCCAAGGCGCTGCGTATTTCGGCTGAGTCGCTCTACGTTCGAGCCGGCATCCTCGATGCCGATGAGAGCGGAGCGCGGATGGTGGAGGACGCCATAGCCCTCGACTCCCGTCTCACCGAGCGTCAGAAGACGGCATTGCTCGACATCTACCGATCCTTTGTCGGAACCGATGAAGCCACTGACACCCAATTGGTCGCAACCGTGACCGAAGCAAACCAGGAGAAAATATGA
- a CDS encoding DUF2516 family protein — protein sequence MPDLFAVQNGLSLIIGVALFAAKAFALVDCVGRPSAQFTYIETLPKRSWLIILCLAVAGHVVDGFRPLGLLSLIGTVAAFVYLAQVRGSDSR from the coding sequence GTGCCTGACTTGTTCGCAGTCCAGAACGGACTGTCCCTGATCATTGGTGTTGCGCTGTTCGCAGCCAAGGCGTTCGCACTGGTCGACTGTGTGGGTCGGCCGTCGGCGCAGTTCACCTACATCGAGACGTTGCCCAAGCGGAGTTGGCTCATCATCCTGTGCTTGGCGGTTGCCGGACACGTGGTCGACGGCTTCAGGCCGCTGGGACTCCTCAGCCTGATCGGTACTGTCGCGGCGTTTGTCTACCTGGCTCAGGTGCGAGGCTCGGACTCGCGCTGA